One Micromonospora sp. WMMD812 genomic window carries:
- a CDS encoding precorrin-8X methylmutase, which produces MSTVPVSRVVHPIEQLSYRILRSRVDLSHLPPLTRAVTERVVHASADLDYVTDLVCDEVALEAGVAAVRGGAPLVTDVAMVAAGITGREAVCPVGEPAAADLARSAGITRSAAAVRIALDRVGPGAVWVVGCAPTALTELITLDARPALVVGLPVGFVGAAESKAALRDSGLPAVSNRGEKGGSAVAAAAVNALLYWEEQA; this is translated from the coding sequence ATGAGTACCGTCCCCGTCAGCCGGGTGGTGCACCCGATCGAGCAGCTGTCGTACCGGATCCTGCGCTCCCGGGTCGACCTGAGCCACCTGCCGCCGCTGACCCGCGCGGTGACCGAGCGGGTGGTGCACGCCAGCGCGGACCTGGACTACGTCACCGACCTGGTCTGCGACGAGGTGGCGCTGGAGGCCGGGGTGGCGGCCGTGCGCGGCGGCGCGCCGCTGGTGACCGACGTGGCGATGGTCGCGGCCGGGATCACCGGCCGGGAGGCGGTCTGCCCGGTCGGCGAGCCGGCCGCCGCCGACCTGGCCCGGTCGGCCGGCATCACCCGCTCCGCCGCGGCGGTGCGGATCGCCCTGGACCGGGTCGGCCCCGGCGCGGTCTGGGTGGTGGGCTGCGCGCCCACCGCGCTGACCGAACTGATCACCCTGGACGCGCGCCCGGCGCTGGTCGTCGGCCTTCCGGTCGGCTTCGTCGGCGCCGCCGAGTCCAAGGCGGCGCTGCGGGACAGCGGCCTGCCGGCGGTGTCGAACCGGGGCGAGAAGGGCGGCTCGGCGGTCGCCGCCGCCGCCGTCAACGCCCTGCTCTACTGGGAGGAACAGGCATGA